Proteins from a single region of Fundidesulfovibrio putealis DSM 16056:
- a CDS encoding Tim44 domain-containing protein has translation MRHSPNRSTLPAQAQALGGLSPTDALRWLLAPLIALAVLLMSFDPADAKRMGGGNSFGSKDSYSKSYDKPTPPGKNMTTERQATPNQQPGAAPGGFMSRFGGIGGMLGGVLLGGMLGSLLFGGMGGGFGILEILLLGVAGFMLFRFIRSRRAAQAGMTGHADQTAHREQAAPMGGDRFAYAAPTGNYTPGADADGWASVRATPGGQGGSAQIAPPVMPAGIDEAEFISGAKALYARLQSSWDRRDLEDIRGFTSPEVFAEIFRQAGEDPAPGKTDILMIEARVVEAGTQGNQTVISVLYDVLLREDQSGPRSAQVREVWHIRRDESASNPQWTLEGIQQLES, from the coding sequence CCTCGGCGGCCTTTCCCCCACAGACGCGCTGCGCTGGCTCCTGGCGCCGCTCATCGCGCTTGCGGTGCTGCTCATGTCCTTCGATCCCGCAGATGCCAAGCGGATGGGCGGCGGCAATTCGTTCGGCAGCAAGGATTCCTACTCCAAAAGCTACGACAAGCCCACGCCCCCGGGCAAGAACATGACCACGGAGCGCCAGGCCACGCCGAACCAACAGCCAGGTGCTGCCCCCGGCGGCTTCATGTCCAGGTTCGGCGGGATCGGCGGCATGCTTGGCGGCGTGCTGCTGGGCGGCATGCTGGGCTCGCTCCTGTTCGGAGGCATGGGCGGAGGCTTCGGGATTCTGGAAATCCTCCTGCTGGGCGTCGCCGGATTCATGCTCTTCCGGTTCATCCGTTCGCGCCGGGCGGCCCAGGCAGGCATGACGGGCCACGCAGATCAGACGGCTCACAGGGAACAGGCCGCGCCCATGGGGGGCGACAGGTTTGCCTACGCCGCCCCGACCGGAAATTACACCCCTGGCGCAGACGCGGACGGCTGGGCCTCGGTGCGCGCCACGCCCGGCGGGCAAGGAGGCTCCGCGCAGATCGCGCCTCCGGTGATGCCCGCTGGCATCGACGAAGCCGAGTTCATTTCCGGAGCCAAGGCCCTGTACGCCAGGTTGCAGTCCTCCTGGGACCGCCGAGACCTGGAGGACATCCGAGGCTTCACGAGCCCCGAGGTCTTCGCCGAGATATTCCGGCAGGCAGGCGAGGACCCGGCCCCCGGGAAGACCGACATCCTCATGATCGAAGCCCGTGTGGTCGAGGCCGGGACACAGGGAAACCAGACGGTGATCTCCGTGTTGTACGATGTCCTCCTGCGCGAGGACCAGTCCGGCCCCCGCTCCGCGCAGGTTCGCGAAGTCTGGCACATCCGCAGGGATGAGTCCGCCTCCAATCCCCAATGGACCCTTGAAGGCATTCAGCAGCTCGAAAGCTGA